The Brassica napus cultivar Da-Ae chromosome C7, Da-Ae, whole genome shotgun sequence genome has a segment encoding these proteins:
- the LOC125589756 gene encoding F-box/kelch-repeat protein At1g64840-like has translation MAEPATKEEKMIPDWTKLPEELLQIITHKMNCFDVVHSRSVSTLWRSAFPYPASLLRSSYSLPTYPVEKDGLCSLHKIPFLLAIDESASEFFMGLVGRDESADYMEVVPSPLQCSLRVKMRKSDPTILMNVIGSQIVSLGHQYTMVCWDPKGLRTTYKNAAAILPLGGGEFVVLRIFSGTLFVLTSTKRKWVRLRGVPSFRCTALVTFRGRFYASFFYDKEILAIHPYSLVAVRLIPQNFTYEITHLIPAGDDELFLVKKNKPNNGSVTCTVSRLVGLGWAEVDDLGDRVLFLGQDRANVYFSANQLPDGCGVTGNSILFSARPGVETYFYKYGPPEVPKKNVVGEWRISRESRVKFIDSHEAYAFRVEF, from the coding sequence ATGGCTGAACCTGCAACGAAAGAGGAGAAGATGATACCAGACTGGACTAAGCTCCCTGAAGAGCTTCTTCAGATTATCACCCATAAAATGAACTGTTTCGATGTTGTTCATTCTCGCTCCGTCAGCACCTTGTGGCGATCGGCATTCCCATATCCGGCTTCCCTGCTGCGCTCAAGCTACTCTCTTCCCACTTATCCTGTCGAAAAGGACGGCTTGTGCTCCCTCCACAAGATCCCTTTCCTCCTCGCCATTGATGAGTCGGCTTCTGAGTTTTTCATGGGATTAGTAGGCCGAGACGAGTCTGCTGACTACATGGAGGTGGTCCCATCTCCTCTTCAGTGCTCGCTAAGGGTGAAGATGCGAAAATCTGATCCAACAATATTGATGAACGTGATCGGCTCCCAGATCGTATCTCTAGGCCATCAGTACACAATGGTTTGTTGGGATCCTAAAGGATTGAGAACAACTTACAAAAACGCTGCTGCTATTCTTCCGCTAGGAGGAGGAGAGTTCGTTGTGCTCCGTATCTTCTCGGGAACTTTGTTCGTGTTAACAAGTACTAAAAGGAAGTGGGTGCGGCTTCGGGGCGTTCCAAGTTTTCGATGCACTGCTTTAGTCACTTTTAGAGGAAGGTTCTATGCTTCTTTCTTCTATGACAAGGAAATTCTAGCTATCCATCCTTATTCGCTAGTAGCAGTTCGCCTGATACCTCAAAACTTTACCTATGAAATCACTCATCTGATTCCAGCTGGTGATGATGAGCTTTTCCTGGTTAAGAAAAACAAACCTAATAATGGTTCTGTAACATGTACAGTGAGTAGGCTGGTGGGTTTAGGATGGGCCGAGGTCGATGATCTGGGAGACCGTGTGTTGTTTCTTGGACAAGATCGTGCAAATGTCTACTTCTCGGCTAACCAGCTTCCTGATGGTTGTGGTGTGACCGGGAACTCGATTTTGTTCTCCGCACGACCAGGCGTTGAAACCTACTTCTATAAGTATGGACCACCcgaagttccaaaaaaaaacgtgGTGGGTGAATGGAGAATCTCAAGAGAAAGCCGTGTGAAATTCATTGATTCTCATGAGGCTTATGCTTTCCGGGTTGAGTTTTGA
- the LOC125589758 gene encoding monodehydroascorbate reductase 4, peroxisomal codes for MGRAFVYVILGGGVAAGYAALEFTRRGVSEGELCIISEEPVAPYERPALSKGFLLPEDPARLPSFHTCVGANDEKLTPKWYKEHGIELVLGTRVKSVDVRRKTLLSSTGETISYKFLIIATGARALKLEEFGVEGSDAENVCYLRDLSDANRLATAIQSSANGNAVVIGGGYIGMECAASLVINKINVTMVFPEAHCMARLFTPKIASLYEDYYRAKGVEFIKGTVLTSFEFDSDKKVTAVNLKNGNHLPADLVVVGIGIRPNTSLFEGQLTIEKGGIKVNSKMQSSDSSVYAIGDVATFPVKLFGEMRRLEHVDSARKSARHAVSAIMEPEKTGEFDYLPFFYSRVFAFSWQFYGDPVGEVVHFGEFEEGKTFGAYWIKKGHLVGSFLEGGTKEEYDTISKATQLKPAVTDLEELGRVGLGFAETVVSQHIVPEVKEVPSSALVRQASRVVMVEKPLHVWHAATGVLVAASVAVFAFWYGRRRRRW; via the exons ATGGGAAGAGCGTTCGTGTATGTGATTCTGGGAGGAGGTGTAGCTGCTGGCTACGCAGCTCTGGAATTCACGAGGAGAGGTGTCTCCGAAGGCGAACTCTGCATCATCTCCGAAGAACCG gttgCACCATATGAGAGGCCAGCGTTGAGCAAAGGTTTTCTACTGCCGGAAG ATCCTGCACGGCTTCCCTCTTTCCACACTTGTGTTGGGGCTAATGATGAGAAGCTCACCCCGAAGTGGTACAAGGAACATG GAATTGAATTAGTCCTAGGAACTCGTGTCAAGTCCGTTGATGTGAGGAGGAAGACTCTTTTATCGAGCACTGGGGAGACTATAAGTTACAAATTCTTGATCATTGCAACAGGTGCCAGG GCGTTGAAGCTCGAAGAATTTGGGGTGGAAGGCTCAGATGCTGAAAACGTTTGTTACTTGAGAGATCTGAGTGACGCAAATAGGCTTGCCACAGCGATCCAATCAAGCGCCAATGGGAATGCTGTTGTTATCGGTGGTGGCTATATCGGCATGGAGTGTGCTGCATCTTTAGTTATCAACAAAATCAATGTCACCATGGTTTTTCCAGAGGCTCACTGCA TGGCGCGTCTCTTTACCCCCAAGATAGCAAGTTTGTATGAAGATTACTACAGGGCTAAAGGAGTGGAGTTCATCAAAGGAACGGTTTTGACATCATTTGAGTTTGACTCAGACAAAAag GTAACGGCGGTTAATCTCAAAAACGGGAACCATTTACCAGCAGATTTGGTGGTGGTTGGAATCGGAATACGACCAAACACAAGCTTGTTTGAAGGACAGCTAACGATAGAGAAAGGAGGGATAAAAGTGAACAGCAAAATGCAGTCAAGTGACAGCTCGGTGTACGCCATAGGCGACGTAGCTACGTTCCCGGTGAAACTATTCGGCGAAATGAGAAGGCTTGAGCATGTTGACTCGGCTAGGAAATCCGCACGGCACGCAGTTTCAGCCATCATGGAGCCAGAAAAGACTGGAGAGTTCGACTACCTGCCGTTTTTCTACTCAAGGGTCTTTGCCTTCTCGTGGCAGTTCTACGGAGACCCTGTTGGTGAAGTTGTGCACTTTGGGGAGTTCGAAGAGGGTAAAACCTTTGGAGCGTATTGGATTAAAAAGGGTCACCTTGTTGGGTCGTTTCTTGAAGGAGGGACTAAAGAAGAATACGATACCATCTCAAAGGCGACACAGTTGAAACCGGCGGTGACTGATCTGGAAGAACTGGGAAGAGTAGGACTCGGGTTTGCTGAGACAGTGGTGAGTCAGCATATAGTTCCAGAAGTCAAGGAGGTTCCGAGCTCTGCGCTGGTGAGGCAGGCTTCAAGAGTGGTGATGGTGGAGAAGCCTCTGCATGTATGGCACGCGGCGACTGGAGTCCTTGTTGCTGCATCTGTAGCTGTGTTTGCGTTTTGGTACGGGAGGAGACGCCGTAGGTGGTGA
- the LOC125589760 gene encoding 50S ribosomal protein L12-3, chloroplastic-like, which produces MAATTLSIATTIRSSSHLTPASPHVFPSRPNTTAFPFRLGSSSPTLTHRATHLRPISAVEAPEKIEKIGSEISSLTLEEARILVDYLQDKFGVSPLSLAPAAAAVAAPGDGGGAAAAVEEQTEFDVVINEVPSNARIAVIKAVRALTSLALKEAKELIEGLPKRFKEGVTKDEAEEAKKQLEEAGAKVSIA; this is translated from the coding sequence ATGGCAGCGACGACTCTTTCCATCGCAACCACAATCCGCTCCTCCTCTCACCTCACTCCCGCTTCTCCCCATGTCTTCCCTTCCCGACCAAACACAACCGCATTTCCCTTTCGCCTCGGTTCATCTTCTCCGACACTAACCCACCGTGCAACCCACCTCCGTCCCATATCCGCCGTCGAGGCCCCGGAGAAAATCGAGAAGATCGGATCCGAAATCTCGTCCCTCACTCTCGAAGAAGCACGCATCCTCGTCGACTACCTCCAGGACAAGTTCGGCGTCTCGCCGCTCTCCTTAGCTCCCGCTGCAGCGGCTGTGGCTGCTCCGGGAGACGGTGGCGGTGCGGCGGCTGCGGTGGAGGAGCAGACGGAGTTCGATGTGGTCATCAACGAAGTCCCGAGCAATGCGCGTATCGCGGTGATCAAAGCGGTTAGGGCTTTGACTAGCTTGGCGTTGAAGGAAGCGAAGGAGCTTATCGAAGGGTTGCCGAAGAGGTTTAAAGAAGGTGTGACGAAGGATgaagctgaagaagctaagaagCAGCTTGAAGAAGCTGGCGCTAAGGTTTCCATTGCTTaa
- the LOC125589759 gene encoding 50S ribosomal protein L12-1, chloroplastic-like: MAATTLSITSSNRSSSSSPTLASVHHFPSRSTSIEFPLRFGASSPTLTHRATHPRPIAAVEAPEKIEKIGSEISSLTLEEARILVDYLQDKFGVSPLSLAPAAAAVAAPGDGGGAAAAVEEQTEFDVVINEVPSSSRIAVIKAVRALTSLALKEAKELIEGLPKKFKEGATKDEAEEAKKQLEEAGAKVSIA, encoded by the coding sequence ATGGCAGCGACGACCCTCTCCATCACGAGCTCAAACcgctcctcttcttcttctcccactctcGCTTCAGTTCATCACTTCCCTTCTCGATCCACCTCCATCGAATTTCCCTTACGCTTCGGTGCTTCTTCTCCCACGCTCACCCACCGTGCAACCCACCCCCGTCCCATCGCCGCCGTCGAAGCTCCGGAGAAAATCGAGAAGATCGGATCCGAAATCTCATCCCTCACTCTCGAAGAAGCACGCATCCTCGTCGACTACCTCCAGGACAAGTTCGGCGTCTCTCCCCTCTCCTTAGCTCCCGCCGCAGCGGCTGTAGCTGCTCCGGGAGACGGTGGCGGTGCGGCGGCTGCGGTGGAGGAGCAGACAGAGTTCGATGTGGTGATCAACGAAGTACCCAGCAGCTCGCGTATTGCGGTGATTAAAGCGGTGAGGGCGTTGACTAGCTTGGCGTTGAAGGAAGCGAAGGAGCTCATCGAAGGATTGCCGAAGAAGTTCAAGGAAGGTGCGACTAAGGACGAAGCTGAAGAAGCCAAGAAGCAGCTTGAAGAAGCTGGCGCTAAGGTCTCCATTGCTTAA
- the LOC106414449 gene encoding PWWP domain-containing protein 6-like, translating to MGNFLTTGSRVFENREESSGSSEDEPKSNDVNMESVNDSGPVEDYVMSEASSLLNTKQDHSRDGFHVGDFVWVQGVNRHQWWPGKIYDSSDASDLALKQMQKGTLLVAFCWKGTFAWCTPLQLKPFLENFRDFSKTSDSSSFLSAVREAVREIGQHVENLLVCDDAMVCPVAVNGGVKKGVLVPDGRREIVKSLLLEKPGIVLEDVKSLAKEASFSDVLEIEVLKRKISAFYRWSKGRFGLAKYDDENPYIIGLEDKEDEYALKFNNSSCHRSLRKCSGLTSNKKRKHGDEVSKCSNHLEESEKKEESGIDIVVDLSTPLASLCKRVKVDDVSSSGERNTGSGETIVQRGKRERKKSKYLSPEYLTDFSWSRRKSKLESESAERMISFVSLGATTEEILDLIRAASLSTQHSQECKSSYDMIREFASIYRSFTYVTGANYKRNGSDEDKQLQVKVNKRETPENTNEKKGVTDLEWLKKKLEKMRALLDESEGGEVTVELKMKLEEESRNLLDKVRKMTVCSS from the coding sequence ATGGGAAATTTCCTAACGACCGGTTCTAGGGTTTTTGAAAACAGAGAAGAATCTTCAGGTTCCTCTGAGGATGAACCGAAGTCAAACGATGTTAACATGGAGAGTGTTAACGACTCTGGACCAGTTGAAGATTATGTGATGAGTGAAGCTTCTTCGTTACTCAATACGAAGCAAGATCATTCCAGAGATGGGTTCCATGTAGGAGACTTTGTGTGGGTACAAGGAGTCAACCGTCACCAATGGTGGCCTGGGAAGATTTATGATTCTTCAGATGCTTCAGACTTAGCTTTGAAGCAAATGCAGAAAGGTACATTACTTGTGGCGTTTTGTTGGAAAGGGACGTTTGCTTGGTGCACTCCATTGCAGCTCAAACCATTTCTTGAGAATTTCAGAGACTTTTCCAAGACTAGCGATTCCAGCAGCTTTCTCAGTGCTGTGAGAGAAGCTGTGAGGGAGATTGGTCAACATGTTGAGAACCTCTTGGTTTGTGATGATGCTATGGTTTGTCCTGTAGCTGTGAATGGTGGAGTAAAGAAAGGAGTTCTTGTACCTGACGGTAGAAGAGAAATTGTAAAGTCTTTGCTTCTTGAAAAACCTGGGATAGTTCTTGAAGATGTTAAGAGCCTTGCCAAGGAAGCTAGTTTTAGTGATGTGTTAGAGATTGAGGTTTTGAAGAGGAAAATATCCGCGTTTTATCGGTGGTCTAAAGGAAGGTTTGGTTTAGCGAAATACGATGATGAGAATCCATATATCATAGGACTCGAAGACAAAGAGGATGAGTATGCGTTGAAGTTCAACAACTCTTCTTGCCATAGATCATTAAGAAAGTGCTCTGGCCTTACTAGTAATAAAAAGAGGAAACATGGTGATGAAGTTTCTAAGTGCTCAAATCATTTAGAAGAGAGTGAGAAGAAAGAGGAGTCAGGTATTGATATAGTAGTTGATTTATCAACTCCACTGGCTTCACTCTGCAAGAGGGTAAAGGTTGATGATGTTTCTTCAAGTGGTGAAAGAAACACTGGGAGTGGGGAGACTATAGTGCAAAGAGgtaagagagagaggaagaaaagCAAGTATCTTTCTCCAGAATACTTGACAGATTTTAGTTGGAGCAGGAGAAAGAGCAAACTAGAATCCGAATCAGCAGAGCGAATGATCAGTTTTGTTAGCTTGGGAGCTACAACAGAGGAAATACTGGATCTTATCCGTGCAGCTTCCCTCAGCACACAACATTCACAAGAGTGTAAAAGCTCGTATGACATGATAAGAGAGTTTGCGTCCATTTACCGAAGCTTTACATATGTTACTGGAGCCAATTACAAAAGAAACGGTTCTGATGAAGATAAGCAGCTTCAAGTGAAGGTGAACAAGAGAGAAACACCTGAaaacacaaatgaaaagaagGGAGTGACGGATTTGGAGTGGTTGAAAAAGAAGCTTGAAAAGATGAGAGCATTGTTGGACGAATCAGAGGGAGGAGAGGTTACGGTAGAGTTGAAGATGAAACTTGAAGAGGAATCAAGAAACTTGCTAGACAAGGTAAGGAAGATGACTGTTTGTTCATCTTAA